In Fibrobacter sp. UWB4, one DNA window encodes the following:
- a CDS encoding ABC transporter ATP-binding protein, translating to MYNWIKNRFVLSDEGTKTFIKGVFWTTWHYLSLMLPLSFVFLFLKEFMAKMQNPSAEPHNFWVYIAIAVVIYLVMYFIYALSYDSTYESVYSECKKRRITLAEKLRKLPLAFFGKKDLSDLTSTIMNDVNALEMIFSHAVPEIFAVAAMLVICAVALIIYNPLMAAALLWVAPFAGLLIYLSRKLQFKNFKHTYNAARVITEDIQESLENIQEIKSYCEEERVCKALDDHSKFYEHSQIKGEFMSGVILNGAQIFLKLGLASVLIFGSILLAQDKLSVFDYLVYIVCASTIYSPIYLVLNNMTELFFLDVRLKRFKEMDDMEVQRGSTKFEPADYDIEFKNVDFYYNEEKQVLKKASFTAKQGEITALVGPSGSGKTTAAKLAARFWDIQGGTITLGGQDISRIDPETLLKNFSIVFQDVVLFNTSIRDNIRIGKRDATDEEILRAAKLANCDDFVQRLPQGYDTVIGENGDTLSGGERQRISIARAILKDAPIVLLDEATASLDVENESKIQQSISELVQNKTVIIIAHRMRTIANADKVVVLQNGQVVETGSPAELKAKGGLFGKMLKLQEVN from the coding sequence ATGTATAATTGGATCAAAAATCGCTTTGTCCTCTCTGATGAAGGTACAAAAACATTTATCAAAGGCGTATTTTGGACAACGTGGCATTACCTCTCGTTAATGCTCCCGCTTTCGTTCGTATTCCTGTTCCTCAAGGAATTCATGGCGAAAATGCAAAATCCGTCGGCAGAACCGCATAATTTCTGGGTTTACATAGCAATTGCGGTCGTCATTTACCTTGTCATGTACTTCATCTATGCGCTCTCTTACGACAGCACGTACGAATCTGTCTATTCGGAATGTAAAAAACGTCGCATCACGCTTGCCGAAAAGTTGCGCAAGCTCCCGCTCGCCTTCTTTGGCAAAAAGGACCTTTCCGACTTGACTTCGACCATCATGAATGACGTGAACGCACTTGAAATGATTTTCTCGCACGCCGTTCCTGAAATTTTCGCAGTCGCCGCGATGCTCGTTATCTGCGCAGTCGCACTCATCATTTACAACCCGTTGATGGCTGCTGCACTTTTGTGGGTAGCACCATTTGCAGGCTTGCTCATTTACTTGTCCCGCAAATTACAGTTCAAAAACTTCAAGCATACCTACAATGCGGCCCGCGTCATTACCGAAGACATTCAGGAAAGCCTTGAAAATATTCAAGAAATCAAGTCCTACTGCGAAGAAGAAAGAGTCTGCAAAGCATTGGATGATCACTCCAAATTCTATGAACATTCCCAGATTAAAGGCGAATTCATGTCTGGTGTCATCTTGAACGGCGCCCAGATTTTCCTGAAACTCGGACTTGCTTCCGTTCTCATTTTCGGTTCTATCCTCCTTGCACAAGACAAATTAAGCGTATTTGATTATCTCGTGTACATCGTCTGCGCATCGACGATTTACAGCCCCATTTATCTCGTTCTAAACAACATGACGGAACTATTCTTCTTGGATGTTCGTCTCAAGCGATTCAAGGAAATGGACGATATGGAAGTCCAGCGCGGTTCCACAAAGTTTGAGCCCGCTGATTATGACATTGAATTCAAGAACGTTGACTTCTACTACAACGAAGAAAAGCAAGTCTTGAAGAAGGCTTCGTTCACCGCCAAGCAAGGCGAAATCACCGCACTCGTGGGCCCGTCTGGCAGCGGAAAGACAACCGCAGCAAAGCTCGCCGCCCGCTTCTGGGACATTCAAGGCGGTACCATCACGCTCGGCGGCCAGGACATTTCGAGAATCGATCCCGAAACGCTCCTCAAAAACTTCTCCATCGTCTTCCAGGATGTCGTGCTGTTCAACACGTCCATCCGCGACAACATTCGCATCGGTAAACGCGACGCCACCGACGAAGAAATCCTGCGAGCTGCAAAACTCGCCAACTGCGATGACTTTGTCCAAAGACTCCCGCAAGGCTACGACACCGTCATCGGCGAAAACGGCGACACGCTCTCCGGCGGCGAACGCCAGCGAATCTCCATCGCCCGCGCCATCCTCAAGGACGCCCCCATCGTGCTCCTTGACGAAGCCACCGCAAGCCTCGATGTCGAAAACGAATCCAAGATTCAGCAAAGCATTTCGGAACTCGTGCAAAACAAGACCGTCATCATCATCGCCCACCGCATGCGCACCATCGCAAATGCCGACAAGGTCGTGGTCCTGCAAAACGGTCAAGTTGTCGAAACCGGCTCCCCCGCAGAACTCAAAGCAAAGGGCGGCCTCTTCGGCAAAATGCTCAAGCTCCAAGAAGTAAATTAG
- a CDS encoding flavodoxin family protein, protein MKKVLVLSSSLRKGSNSETLAQEFAKGAAEAGNKVEFESLRGKKIGFCMGCLACQKKGKCVIKDDAPAITKKMESADVIVFATPIYYYEMSGQLKTMLDRANSLYSSDYKFREIYLLTSAADTDAKAMNIAKRGIGGWIACFDGVKLKGALCATGAESAGDVKKNSALLKKAFAMGKKV, encoded by the coding sequence ATGAAAAAAGTATTGGTCTTGTCCAGCAGCTTGCGCAAGGGGAGCAACTCCGAAACCCTGGCGCAGGAGTTCGCGAAGGGCGCCGCCGAGGCGGGCAACAAGGTGGAATTCGAGTCGCTGCGCGGCAAGAAGATCGGTTTTTGCATGGGCTGCCTCGCTTGCCAGAAGAAGGGCAAGTGCGTCATCAAGGACGACGCTCCCGCCATCACCAAGAAGATGGAATCGGCCGATGTCATCGTGTTTGCAACGCCGATTTACTATTACGAGATGAGCGGCCAGCTCAAGACGATGCTCGACCGCGCGAATTCCCTCTATTCCAGCGATTACAAGTTCCGCGAAATTTACCTGCTCACTTCTGCCGCCGACACCGACGCGAAAGCCATGAATATCGCGAAACGCGGCATTGGGGGGTGGATCGCCTGTTTCGACGGCGTGAAGCTCAAGGGCGCCCTCTGCGCCACAGGTGCCGAAAGCGCGGGCGACGTCAAGAAGAATTCCGCGCTCCTAAAAAA
- a CDS encoding ABC transporter ATP-binding protein produces the protein MSVFKRLTPYMQSRKILYPFALLFSSLSSIAGIAPFIYVWLIVRELFADTGNISYDMVKHYALMAVIFSAASVVLYFSALICSHLVAFRIEGNIRRITMKKLLKLPLGFFDKNPTGRIRKIIDDNAAVTHTFMAHELPDLAGTIVVPIASLVLLFIFDWRLGIASLVPIAYAIITLGSKMNKSKDFMQKYMKSLEDMNTEAVEYVRGIPVVKVFQQTIFSFKNFYKTIDDYHQMVTAYSSSWKFIMCSYTTLINGVALILVPTAFLIATSSGNIAATIVDLMLYVLVTPVFSQCVMRSMYLSQAVNQAKLAIGSIESLTDYPELATPTNPQEVKHFDVEFKNVKFTYPGTENEVLHDISFKIKEGETVALVGASGGGKSTIAKLVPRFFDANDGEILVGGAPIKEIPQEVLMKNTSFVFQNTRLFKKSILENVRYGTPEASIESVNKALDLAQCREIIDRLPEGINTVIGSKGTYLSGGEQQRIVLARAILKNAPIVVLDEATAFADPENESLIQQALQTLSKGKTVLMIAHRLTSIVNADQILVVQGGEIVERGTHKELVEKGGIFAKMWQDYQQSVSWTIGGKNV, from the coding sequence ATGAGTGTTTTCAAAAGACTAACACCTTATATGCAATCGCGAAAAATTTTATATCCGTTTGCACTTTTATTTTCATCATTGAGTTCCATCGCTGGGATCGCTCCCTTTATATATGTATGGCTCATCGTCCGTGAATTATTCGCAGACACAGGCAATATTTCATACGATATGGTCAAGCATTACGCATTGATGGCCGTCATTTTCTCGGCAGCGAGCGTCGTGCTTTACTTTTCTGCCCTCATCTGTTCGCACTTAGTCGCCTTCCGCATCGAAGGCAACATCCGCAGAATCACCATGAAAAAACTGCTAAAGCTCCCGCTTGGCTTTTTCGACAAGAACCCCACCGGACGCATCCGTAAAATCATTGACGATAACGCCGCCGTCACACATACATTCATGGCGCACGAACTCCCGGATTTAGCAGGGACCATCGTCGTTCCCATCGCCTCGCTCGTATTGTTGTTCATTTTCGATTGGCGTCTTGGCATCGCATCACTCGTCCCAATTGCCTACGCCATCATCACGCTCGGCTCCAAGATGAACAAGAGCAAGGACTTTATGCAAAAGTACATGAAGTCTCTCGAAGACATGAATACAGAAGCGGTCGAATACGTGCGCGGCATCCCCGTCGTGAAAGTCTTCCAACAAACAATTTTCTCCTTCAAGAATTTCTATAAAACGATTGATGATTACCATCAAATGGTCACTGCATATTCCAGCAGTTGGAAGTTCATCATGTGCTCTTACACGACGCTCATCAACGGCGTCGCCCTCATCCTTGTTCCCACGGCATTCCTGATTGCAACGAGTTCGGGCAACATCGCCGCAACAATCGTGGACTTGATGCTCTACGTTCTCGTGACCCCCGTTTTCTCGCAGTGCGTCATGCGCAGCATGTACTTGAGCCAAGCCGTAAACCAGGCAAAACTCGCCATTGGTAGCATTGAATCGTTGACAGATTACCCGGAACTTGCTACACCGACAAACCCGCAAGAAGTCAAGCATTTCGATGTTGAATTCAAGAATGTCAAGTTCACCTACCCCGGCACAGAAAATGAAGTCCTTCATGACATTTCATTCAAAATAAAGGAAGGCGAAACAGTCGCTCTCGTCGGTGCATCTGGCGGCGGCAAGAGCACCATTGCAAAGCTCGTCCCGAGATTCTTCGATGCCAACGATGGTGAAATTTTAGTCGGCGGCGCGCCCATCAAGGAAATACCCCAAGAAGTCCTCATGAAAAACACATCATTCGTTTTCCAGAATACTCGACTCTTCAAGAAGAGTATTTTGGAAAACGTCCGTTACGGAACTCCTGAGGCATCCATTGAAAGCGTCAACAAGGCACTCGATCTCGCCCAATGCCGCGAAATCATTGACCGCTTGCCCGAAGGCATCAACACCGTCATCGGCAGCAAGGGTACATACCTCTCCGGTGGTGAACAGCAGCGAATCGTCCTCGCACGCGCCATCCTCAAGAACGCTCCGATTGTCGTTCTCGACGAAGCCACCGCATTTGCAGACCCTGAAAACGAAAGCCTTATCCAGCAAGCATTGCAAACGCTTTCCAAGGGCAAAACAGTCTTGATGATTGCACACAGACTCACAAGCATCGTGAATGCCGACCAGATTCTCGTCGTACAAGGCGGTGAAATCGTGGAACGCGGCACGCACAAGGAACTCGTCGAAAAGGGTGGCATATTCGCCAAGATGTGGCAAGATTATCAGCAGTCCGTCAGCTGGACTATCGGAGGCAAGAATGTATAA
- a CDS encoding Na+/H+ antiporter NhaC family protein: MIWNLLNFKMILALLSGLCILVGLAKRRSFSFSQILGMCARGIKTTRGLLILFVLVGVLTSLWRASGTIPVIVSCATHLIHPQSFILVTFLLNCAMSLLTGTSLGTAATMGVICATSAQPLGISPMWTGGAILSGAYFGNRLSPISSMALLTANITGTDIYRNVRNMLRTTWLPLLLSCVIYLVAGFVLDESKSAFSAESLFSLKFTLSWWGFVPAILMVVLSVLRLRSWLVLLCSAISAFVTAFVIENCMLPEIFKMLVFGYRAGVPELNKMVNGGGVLSMVNVFIIVVIAGCYGGIFKETRLLDSLKSKIQKLESCTNSFVSKLATSILMACVTCNQTLTIVLTHQLTSPTEESTDCREHHALDLYDSAVTVIALVPWSVATTIVLVAAQAPSSSVFCACFLYLLPITRLLARNRFKVLYNAG, encoded by the coding sequence GTGATTTGGAATTTATTGAATTTTAAAATGATTCTTGCGCTTTTGTCGGGCTTGTGCATTCTCGTCGGGCTTGCTAAAAGACGTTCTTTTTCATTTTCGCAAATACTCGGGATGTGCGCTCGCGGCATCAAAACAACCCGCGGATTGTTGATTTTGTTTGTACTTGTGGGCGTCTTGACCTCTCTTTGGCGTGCAAGTGGTACAATTCCTGTTATTGTGAGTTGCGCAACGCATTTAATTCACCCACAAAGCTTTATTCTTGTGACGTTTCTTCTGAATTGCGCAATGTCACTTTTGACGGGAACTTCGCTTGGTACTGCGGCTACGATGGGGGTCATCTGTGCGACTTCGGCTCAGCCCCTAGGCATAAGCCCCATGTGGACGGGCGGAGCGATTCTTTCTGGTGCATACTTTGGGAATCGACTTTCCCCGATTTCTTCGATGGCGCTTTTGACTGCAAATATTACAGGAACCGATATTTATCGGAATGTTCGCAACATGCTCAGAACGACTTGGCTTCCGCTGTTGTTGAGTTGTGTGATTTACCTTGTAGCAGGATTTGTTTTAGATGAATCGAAAAGTGCTTTTTCTGCTGAGAGTCTGTTCTCGTTGAAATTTACGCTTTCGTGGTGGGGCTTTGTCCCTGCGATTTTGATGGTTGTACTTTCGGTTTTACGGTTGCGCTCTTGGCTTGTGCTTTTATGTAGCGCAATTAGTGCGTTTGTGACAGCCTTCGTTATTGAAAATTGCATGCTGCCCGAAATTTTTAAAATGCTTGTTTTTGGCTATCGTGCAGGCGTCCCTGAACTAAATAAAATGGTAAATGGCGGTGGAGTTTTGTCAATGGTGAATGTTTTCATCATTGTCGTCATCGCAGGGTGTTATGGCGGAATCTTCAAGGAAACGCGGCTGCTAGATTCGTTGAAATCAAAGATCCAAAAACTAGAATCCTGTACAAATTCTTTTGTATCTAAACTCGCTACGTCCATATTGATGGCCTGCGTGACATGCAATCAGACATTGACAATTGTTCTAACACACCAACTGACGTCGCCAACAGAAGAATCGACTGATTGTCGAGAGCATCATGCGTTGGATCTTTACGATTCCGCTGTAACGGTAATTGCTCTTGTACCATGGTCTGTCGCGACAACAATCGTACTTGTAGCAGCGCAAGCTCCGTCATCGTCCGTCTTTTGTGCGTGTTTCTTATATTTGTTGCCTATCACCAGATTGCTGGCGCGCAACCGTTTTAAAGTTCTATATAATGCGGGATGA
- a CDS encoding alpha/beta hydrolase: MNKIKSFVIAASAVLLFTTSANACLAACKEKKRDEAYSKPLSAAALQTVIDNALPLKAVDPELGEPYQVYPIDVKPYDKDFHATLIEYPYGSSPRAVTHEPNPRGIILYVHGYNDYFFQEELAEKSDSAGFAFFAIDLHYNGRSYSEGEPRSDMRSVKEYYAELDAAVALSKKIASKGSNAKLPFVVLGHSQGGLITPNYLNERNSEDFAALVLNSPFLDYKNSWFVRNVAFPVFSDIALLLPDAPAPKQEAPKYNISLLKSEKGEWEFNRELKSDEWPQQYFGYLRATTRGIKWIHAGMQIKAPVLMMRSGCTVNTVKWDDDYMRCDCMLDVNLLEKWAPKLGSDVTTVTIEDGMHDLFLSRKDVRDNAYRTMFEFLDGAVLRKQIVVAQNF; encoded by the coding sequence ATGAATAAGATAAAGTCCTTTGTTATCGCGGCTTCTGCCGTATTACTTTTTACGACGTCCGCAAATGCGTGTCTTGCCGCCTGCAAGGAAAAGAAGCGGGATGAAGCTTACAGTAAACCTCTATCGGCTGCTGCGTTGCAGACTGTTATTGATAACGCTTTGCCGCTGAAGGCGGTGGACCCGGAACTTGGCGAACCTTATCAGGTCTACCCGATTGACGTAAAACCGTATGATAAGGATTTCCATGCAACGCTGATTGAATATCCTTATGGGAGTTCTCCGCGTGCGGTGACGCATGAACCGAATCCGCGAGGGATTATCTTGTACGTGCATGGTTATAATGATTACTTCTTCCAGGAAGAACTTGCGGAAAAATCGGATTCTGCAGGTTTTGCGTTCTTTGCAATTGACTTGCATTACAATGGTCGTTCGTATAGTGAAGGCGAGCCGCGCTCGGATATGCGTAGCGTCAAGGAATACTATGCGGAGTTGGATGCTGCTGTGGCGCTCAGCAAGAAGATTGCGTCGAAAGGCTCGAATGCAAAATTGCCGTTTGTCGTTCTCGGGCATTCGCAGGGTGGGTTGATCACGCCGAATTATCTGAATGAACGCAATAGCGAAGATTTTGCGGCTCTCGTTTTGAATAGCCCGTTCCTAGATTATAAAAATAGCTGGTTTGTTCGCAACGTGGCCTTTCCTGTATTTTCGGATATTGCGCTGTTGTTGCCCGATGCACCCGCTCCGAAACAGGAAGCCCCTAAGTACAACATATCTCTTTTGAAAAGTGAAAAGGGCGAGTGGGAATTTAATCGTGAATTGAAAAGCGATGAATGGCCGCAACAGTACTTTGGTTACCTCCGTGCGACAACTCGCGGCATCAAGTGGATCCATGCGGGAATGCAGATCAAGGCTCCTGTTCTCATGATGCGTAGCGGCTGCACGGTGAACACGGTCAAGTGGGATGACGACTACATGCGTTGCGACTGCATGCTTGATGTGAATCTCCTTGAAAAGTGGGCTCCGAAATTGGGTAGTGATGTTACGACCGTAACGATTGAGGATGGCATGCATGACTTGTTCCTCTCGCGCAAGGATGTTCGCGATAACGCTTACCGCACGATGTTTGAATTCTTGGATGGAGCTGTTTTGCGGAAGCAGATTGTCGTTGCGCAGAACTTTTAA
- a CDS encoding LysR family transcriptional regulator — MELRVLRYFLEAARLGNVSRAADNLCVTQPTVSRQLKELEEELGEKLFERTNYAIRLTPAGELLRERAEDILSMADRTVQDFKSLKEDEVVGEIAIACAESRNVNFLSKCIAILRDDYPKIKYNLYSGDSERALEKLDKGIFDFAVVVDNVDLEKYNCLAVRSVDRWGVVMRRDDPLAKRDFVEPKDLLDKPLLASRQAMVADLPKWFGDDISRLNVIVGLDLSYNGSVLAKEGSGYLLTFDGLVDTSRSSRLCFRPLMPELTTNMYIIWRRGQQFTRAGELFLDTLRHVLGE, encoded by the coding sequence ATGGAACTTCGAGTTTTGCGGTATTTTCTGGAGGCGGCGCGGTTGGGGAATGTCTCGCGCGCGGCGGATAATCTTTGCGTGACGCAGCCGACGGTGAGTCGCCAGCTCAAGGAGTTGGAGGAGGAGCTGGGCGAGAAGCTTTTCGAGCGCACGAACTACGCGATTCGGCTGACGCCTGCGGGGGAACTCTTGCGGGAGCGTGCGGAGGATATCCTTTCGATGGCGGACAGGACGGTGCAGGATTTCAAGTCGCTGAAGGAAGACGAGGTGGTGGGTGAAATCGCCATTGCCTGCGCGGAATCGCGGAACGTGAACTTTCTTTCGAAGTGCATCGCGATTCTCCGGGACGACTATCCGAAGATTAAGTACAACTTATATTCGGGCGACAGCGAGCGCGCCCTGGAAAAGCTGGACAAGGGCATTTTCGATTTCGCGGTGGTTGTAGATAACGTCGATTTGGAAAAGTACAACTGCCTTGCGGTGCGTTCGGTGGACCGCTGGGGCGTGGTGATGCGTCGCGACGACCCTTTGGCCAAGCGGGATTTCGTCGAGCCGAAGGACTTGCTCGACAAGCCGCTGTTGGCGTCGCGCCAGGCGATGGTGGCGGATTTACCGAAATGGTTCGGCGACGATATTTCGAGGCTGAACGTAATCGTGGGGCTGGATCTTTCGTACAACGGTTCGGTGCTTGCCAAAGAGGGCTCGGGCTACCTGCTCACTTTCGACGGCCTAGTGGATACGAGCCGCAGTTCGCGCCTGTGTTTCAGGCCGCTCATGCCCGAACTCACCACCAACATGTATATCATTTGGCGGCGGGGCCAGCAGTTCACTCGGGCGGGCGAACTTTTCCTCGATACGCTCCGGCACGTGCTGGGGGAATAG
- a CDS encoding ZIP family metal transporter → MSQPILPIIQGLTIPFLGTVLGAACVFFIRGQMKQNLKRGLLAFAAGVMVAASVWSLLLPAIEASEHLGKLSFAPAAVGFWAGILFLFILDKITPHLHLGSKTPEGPRAKLKRTTMLTLAVTLHNLPEGMAVGIVFAGWLSGNVAITLSAAFALSIGIAIQNFPEGAVVSLPLKAEGATRKKAFALGALSGAVEPIGALITLIAAEILSPFMPYLLSFAAGAMIYVVVEEMLPEVSEGDHFDAGTILFAVGFTLMMALDSAL, encoded by the coding sequence ATGAGTCAACCCATTTTACCCATTATTCAAGGTCTCACCATCCCGTTTTTAGGGACAGTTCTCGGCGCTGCCTGCGTATTCTTTATCCGTGGGCAAATGAAGCAAAACCTCAAGCGCGGACTTTTAGCATTTGCGGCCGGAGTCATGGTAGCGGCATCCGTCTGGAGCCTGCTCCTCCCGGCTATCGAAGCAAGCGAACATTTGGGGAAATTATCATTTGCACCCGCCGCAGTGGGATTCTGGGCAGGCATTTTATTCCTGTTCATCTTGGATAAAATCACGCCGCATTTGCACTTGGGCAGCAAAACACCCGAAGGCCCGAGAGCAAAACTCAAACGCACCACGATGCTCACGCTCGCCGTGACGCTCCACAACTTGCCCGAAGGCATGGCCGTCGGCATCGTTTTCGCAGGTTGGCTTTCCGGAAATGTCGCCATCACACTTTCAGCTGCATTTGCGCTTTCCATCGGCATCGCCATCCAGAACTTTCCCGAAGGTGCCGTCGTTTCGCTCCCGCTAAAAGCCGAAGGCGCAACGCGCAAAAAAGCATTCGCACTTGGGGCGCTCTCTGGAGCCGTCGAACCCATCGGTGCCTTGATTACCTTAATCGCCGCCGAAATCCTTTCGCCATTTATGCCCTACCTGCTCTCGTTTGCGGCAGGCGCAATGATTTACGTTGTCGTCGAAGAAATGCTCCCCGAAGTGAGCGAAGGCGACCACTTTGACGCAGGCACAATTCTCTTCGCCGTCGGCTTCACGCTCATGATGGCACTCGACAGCGCGCTGTAA
- a CDS encoding class I SAM-dependent methyltransferase has protein sequence MSKNIWDVFAPVYEFAMRSQKDIYDFMYGRIGEVVRGKDVLELATGPGMIARHIAPQANHVVATDFAPKMIETARKAKNPENVRFEVADATSLRFMDKAFDVVVIANALHIIPEPSKALAEIRRVLKDDGVLIAPNFIFPADGKRNLWQKLLSLVGVRFAHEWTEDEYKSFLKGNGWTITENCVIKGRIDLAYVECGK, from the coding sequence ATGAGTAAGAACATTTGGGATGTCTTTGCGCCGGTTTACGAATTCGCGATGCGTTCGCAGAAGGATATTTATGATTTTATGTATGGGCGGATTGGGGAGGTTGTGCGGGGCAAGGATGTGCTTGAACTGGCGACGGGCCCGGGGATGATTGCGCGGCATATTGCGCCGCAGGCGAATCATGTAGTGGCGACGGATTTTGCGCCGAAGATGATCGAGACGGCTCGCAAGGCGAAGAATCCGGAAAATGTGCGCTTTGAAGTGGCTGATGCGACTTCGTTACGGTTTATGGACAAAGCTTTTGATGTCGTCGTTATTGCGAATGCGCTCCACATTATCCCAGAGCCTTCAAAGGCGCTTGCGGAAATCCGCCGCGTTTTGAAAGATGACGGCGTGCTGATTGCCCCGAACTTTATATTCCCTGCTGACGGTAAAAGAAACTTGTGGCAAAAGCTTTTGAGTCTTGTCGGTGTCCGCTTTGCGCACGAATGGACGGAAGACGAATACAAGTCTTTTTTGAAAGGGAATGGCTGGACGATAACGGAAAATTGCGTTATTAAGGGGCGGATTGATTTAGCGTATGTGGAATGCGGGAAATAG